The region CGCGCCGGGCCGCGAGGGGCGGGACGGGGGGCCGAAGTCGATGACGAAGCCGGCCTGGGCTCCCGGGTTCGGGATGGGGCTGAACGACCCCATGGCCGTGCTCCACGAACTCGCGCCGGCGATGCTGGGGCAGGTCAAGGTGACGGTGACCTTGGCGCCCGGAGCCGCCACCGACGGGGACACCGTGACCGAGGCCCCGGTGTCCGCGTGGGCCGGCGCCATCGCCAGCGCCGACAGCGCCGCGCCCAGAACCGCGGCCCCCTTGACCCTTGCGCTGATACTCATGACTTCCGCAATCTCCTCTCCGGGCACCCGCGATGGGTGCCGCCGGAGATGTCATGCGACATGTTCAGCCAGGTGTACCTGACTTTGCGCCGAATGGGGGTATATACCGCCTTATTCGCCCGGCAATCCCACCAGCTTCAAGCTGAGCCGGTACAACTCGCCCCGCGCCTGCTTGTCGTAAGCCTGCTTCAACGCCTGCGACTCCCGCTGCCGGTCGTAGAACCGCCCGCTGACCCCCGCCAGCTTCGGGTCCGTCACCAGCCGCCACGTCGCCTCGACACCGGTCTCCAGGGTGTCGATGCTGTGCCCGACTTCCTGGAGCACCATCTTCGTCGGCATGTACGTCGCCGGATGCAGGCTGTTGAACGTGACCTCGTCCGCCGGCACCCGCTCGGCCAGCTCCACCGCCGACGCGATCTGCGCCAGCTTGCTCTGGCAGTAGGCGCGCGTGCCGCTGTAGCCGTGTTCCAGCATCACGTCGTCGAATTCGATCTCCTGCTGGCCGAGCGAGGCCACGTTCACCACCCGCGCCGGCGCGGAGGCGCGCAGCAGCGGCAGCAGTTCCTGCGTGAGCAGGAATCCGGCCAGGTAGTTCACCGCGAAGCGCAGTTCGTACCCGTCCTTGCTCTCGCGCCGGTCGCGGCCGTCGGGCTCGCCGCCGCCGATGCCGGCGTTGCTCACCAACGCGTCCAGCCGCTCGGTGGACGCGCGGACCGCCGCCGCGAGTTCTCGTACCTGCGCCAACTCCGCCAGATCGGCGCGGAACGTCTCGGGCCGCGCCACTCCGTGCTCGTCGCGGATGGCGTCGGCGACCGCGTCGAGGCGGGCCTGGTCGCGTCCGTGCAGCAGGACGGTGTCGCCGGCGGCGGCCAGCCGGTGGGCCAGCGCGCGGCCGAGGCCGTCGGTCGCGCCGGTGATGAGGACTATGCGGGAGAGGACTATGCGGGAACGAGTCATGGCACGGACTCCTAAACAGGCTGTGCTGAAAGCGTGCGCGACCAGCCTACCCCTTGTCGAGACGTCCCGTCTCGGTTAATTGCCGCCAGTGCCGCTCCCAGACGCGCCCCAGCGCCGGATAGACGATCAGGTGCCGGAAGGGCTTGATGAACGCCATGTACGCCGA is a window of Catenulispora sp. MAP5-51 DNA encoding:
- a CDS encoding SDR family NAD(P)-dependent oxidoreductase, which gives rise to MTRSRIVLSRIVLITGATDGLGRALAHRLAAAGDTVLLHGRDQARLDAVADAIRDEHGVARPETFRADLAELAQVRELAAAVRASTERLDALVSNAGIGGGEPDGRDRRESKDGYELRFAVNYLAGFLLTQELLPLLRASAPARVVNVASLGQQEIEFDDVMLEHGYSGTRAYCQSKLAQIASAVELAERVPADEVTFNSLHPATYMPTKMVLQEVGHSIDTLETGVEATWRLVTDPKLAGVSGRFYDRQRESQALKQAYDKQARGELYRLSLKLVGLPGE